The Thiomicrorhabdus lithotrophica DNA segment ATTATGCTAATTGAAAAAAAATGGGCTTGGTTGACCTCCAAAGGCTTATGGATTGCCATAGTGGTTGCGTTGGTTTTAATTAGCCCAATTTTATATTGGAATGCGATTCACGAGTGGGCGTCGTTTATTTATCAGATAGAGCACGGTACCAACAGTAGCGATTGGCGCATTTCTCGTTTATTGCAAACCCAAGCTACTCAATTCTTTGCCTATACGCCATTCTTGTTTATTTTTGGATGGTGGATGATGCTTAAACCAAGCAACTATCTAAAACAAAATTCTCGCTTATTACTTTTGTTTGCACTGCCCATCACGCTTTTATTTGCCTGGGGCTCAGGTTATGAAAAGAGCTTACCGCACTGGGTTTCATTAGCTTGGGTATTATTGATTCCAATTATTGTGGACTTCTTGTGGCAAATTCGTCATAGAACTTGGGTTAAGGTCATCTCAGGACTGCATATCGTCTTAATGGGCGTGGCCGTTTTAGTCATACATAGCTTGCTCTTTAAACCTTGGATTCCTTTTCCTGACCACAAACACCCTTTACAAGGTGACCACGGTTGGCCGCAAGCCGCAAAAACCGCTATTGAACTACAACAAATGCATTCTAAAACTGCTGAAGAGTTGCCGCTGTTTGTGTCCAACTGGAGCTATGCAAGTCATCTAACTTGGTATAGCCGCCCACAACCGGTTTATATCACCAGTGCAAAACAGACTCAGTTTGAATTTTGGTTTGGTAAGCCAACTAACGGCATGAATGGAATTTTAGTTGCACCACACTATGAAGACAATCCTCCTGAAACGGGTACCCTTAACCATTTTGAAAGTTGTAAAGCACTCAAAACTGAAGATCTAATGGGAGCGGGTTCGATTATTGTCACCTACCATTATTATCTGTGTAAAAACTTTCAGGCCGAACAACCAGGCCTGGTAAGTTCAGTCAGCCAATAAACAGAGCGCTAATAAATAGAGAATTTATGCCACAAGCCTTCAATACACAATCTATTGCTCGTTTTTTGCTGTGGCCTTTTAGCAAACCTTTAAACATCGCTATAGAGATTATCAACCAGCCAAATAAAGCCTTTCCTGTAGTAGACTTTTTGAAAGGTTTAAGCGTTTTGATGGTGATTCTGTTTCACATCTTTTTTGCGGTATTTTTTCTATTTAAAAAAGAACCTGAAAAACTGCAACAGTTTATAGACAGCATTCCTGCCTGGCTAAGTTTTGTTTTGAGTTTTGATAAAGCGGTTGATATCTTTTTCATGCTCAGCGCTTTTTTGCTGAGTTATGCGTTACTGAGAGTGTACGATAAGAAAAACAGCATTCACATTGGGCGTTTTTATCTACACCGTTTTTTTAGAATTTACCCGCTTTTTATAGTCGCGTTACTGCTATACGGACTAGCCGATATAAATAAACTATTACAAGACGGTTGGTACAGCTTACTTTTTATTGAAAACATCTACAGTAAAGGCATTATTCCTGTGCAATGGAGTTTATCCATTGAGATGCAATTTTACTTAGTTCTGCCCTTTTTATTGCTCTTTCTCGCCAAGAGTTCTCGCCCTATATCATGGTTGGTATTTTTGATTGCTCTGTCAATTATTGGGCGTTTTTTACTGGCGTGGCAATCCCCAGTTATCTACCAAACACACTGGTACAACCTAGTCGATTCTGCCAACGGCAAAATCTATATGGATACCATGTATTATGTTATTCAAAGTCGTATTACGCCGTTATTACTGGGAATATTGTGGGCGGTGATTTTATGGAAACATCCAAACGCCAAGCTTAATCTAAGCGAACTCAAATGCTATGTTTTATGGGGGGCAGGCCTGGCAACTATTTATATCAGCATGCGTTTCCCAATTTATTACCCAGATTCTCTCTATTATGCGAATTTTAATGAAACGCTGAATTTGTTTTTAGTTACCTTACATAGAATCATTTTTAGTGCCGCAATTTTAGGTTTGGTTTTATTAGCACACTACCAAGCACAAGATGCTCGCCAACCCAGTTTGCTGCAAAAAACCAATCATCTATTACTTAACTGGAAAGGTTGGCGCCTTTTGTCAGAAGTTGCTTACCCAATGTACTTCTTTCACTTTCCGTTCATCGTGCTGGCATGGGCTATTGTTTTAGGTACGGTTGATGTCAAAATGGTACAAAGCATCCCCTTATATTACGTTCCTATCTCCTATGCTTTGGCGGTGTTATTTACCCTATACCTTTCACTCTGGCTTAACTTTTTAGTTGAAGCGCGCTTTATCCGAATTGGAAAACAGATTGAAACCAAATGGTTTGGCGGGCATAATGCCACCACAAACCATAAAATAACCCCTAAATAGAGTCGAAATCATGATATCGATTATTGTTCCTACTTATCAGGAAGTTGAAAACTTAAAGCCGCTTAGTCAGATGATTCAGATCGCTCTGACCGATGCAGGAGAAACTTCCTATGAAATTATTATCATGGATGATAATTCGCAAGATGGTTCAGTTGAAAAAGTAGCGGAATTGGTTGAAAAACACCCTATTCGTATCGTCACTCGAACTGAAAACCGTGGTTTATCTCCTGCGGTAATTGATGGTTTTGGTGAAGCGAAAGGTGAGTTTGTGGTGGTTATGGATGCTGACCTTTCACACCCTGCTACCGCCATTCCAGAAATGGTAAAACAGTTACGTAATGGAGAAAGCGATTTTGTATTAGGTTCACGCTACGTTGAAGGTGGCAGTATCGATGAGAGTTGGACTTTATGGCGTTACATCAATTCTGTTGTTGCCACCATTCCTGCTTTACCTATTACACGCGTTAAAGACCCAATGTCAGGTTTTTTTGCCGTTCGTAAAGCCGATATACCAAATGCGTACAATCTATCCCCTATTGGTTATAAAATCGCCTTAGAGGTTATGGTGAAAGGTGATTTCCCAACGGTATCTGAAGTGCCTATCCATTTTGTAGATAGAATTCATGGTGAGTCAAAACTGACATTGACTGAACAGCTTAAGTACCTTCGCCATTTGCGCCGTTTGTATCAATACAAATTTCAGACTAAAGCCGAATTTTTTCAATTCGCTTTTGTTGGCGCAAGTGGTTTTATTGTCGATTTAGCCTTCTACCTAATCCTACAAATGTTCGGTACTTCGCATACCCTTGCGCGAGCTATCTCATTTTGGCCGGCAGTCACATGGAATTGGATGCTAAACCGTACCATCACATTCAGTCACCGTGAGAAAACTAAAAAAAGTACGCAATGGGGTGCATTTGCTTCAAGCTCACTACTTGGTTTTACTGTTAACTATGGAACTTACTACACCCTAACAAAGTACGTGCCTTTCTTTGAAGAACATATGGTTTTGGCGTTAATAGTGGGTGTATTGATGGGAATGGGCTTTAACTTCTCTATTTCAAACTTATTTATCTTTAAAAAGTTAAGAGAAGAAGTCGATCACGAAAAGCATAACAAAAAGAACTAACCCAACCACCCTTTCATTGTCTTAGTGTAAAAATTAACTACTCTTTTTCTCTAAAAATAAATTGTTGATTTTGCACTTTCTCAAAAGCACTCAGCAAAGGTTTAAACTTTTCAGTTGAATTTTCTAGTTGAGACAATAGTTCATATATTGCCTCAATAGTAGACAATGACTGACTGTCTTTCTGCTTTCTAATACGATATTTTGACTGTTCAGTTGGCGTGAGTGAAACTCGGTTTAATGCCTGCAACTCAGGATTAAGTTGCATCATCTTAAATGTCTTGCGCCATGTTCCATCTAGTATTAACACCTTAAAATCGTGAGAATGTTCTATTTGTCCAACATCAAAAACTTGGCACTCTTTAACTTGATTATCTATCTCAGGATAGAGTAAAAAGACATTTTTATTTTCTGTTAACCAAGTTACCAGGCCTGGTAACTCTGATAATTGTTCACCTACCCAAGTTTTGCAATGCGTTAAAGCTAATTGCGCAATGATTGCCGTACCTTTGATCTGTTTGACTTCAGCCGGGTGTTGTAAAATAGCTATCTCTACTCTATTGTCTATGGATTTAATAAAGTTACAGATACAAACCTTTTGAGGTCTACTGCAGTTTGGACAAATAACTCTAGACATAACATGATTGGAATAATATTAAAAACAATGGAACAACCTGTGAATTTTGCAATTGCATCAAAAGATGAATTTTATGAAATTAAACATTTCTTAAAGTGGCACAACACTTATTCTGCAAATCGTACAGACATTATTTACACAGTACGCTCTGAAAACAAGCTAATAGGGTTAGCACGCTTAATAACTGTAGATGCCGACAATAATACACTGTGGCTGAGAGGCTTATTTATAGATGAAACTTGGCGCCACAAAGGATTAGCAACATCGCTACTTAACTACCTATACAAAAACCAAATTGAATCTTTACAGACTAAACGCATCGTAGCATTTGCTGAACCACACTTAGGAAAATTCTATCAGAAAAACAACTACAAAGAAGTGACGATGGACCAACTACCGCCATCCCTTAAAAACCGTTTAGAAAGTGCCCATGCGCAGGGAAAAAAATGGCTTTGTTTAATGAGAGACTAATATAAAACTATCAACTCTTTATTTTATTAAACTACCAGGCCTGGTAACTTATAACCACCTACTCTGACAAGGCTTCAGTCGAACCATCCGCTTCATTTAGAAGATGTGAAGGGATCTCTTTTTTAGTTTTTCCGGCTAAGTTTTTAAGCATCTCAGCTTGTCTAACTAGATTCCCTTGCCCGGAAATCATCTGCTTATGAGATTGAGAATAGGTTTGTTGAGCCGTTTGTAACTGCTTACCCACCTTTTCAAAACTCTCTACAAAACCAACAAACTTGTCATGCACCTCAGCAGCACGTTTAATCAATTTAACGGTATTTTCACTTTGGCGCTCATAACGCCAAAGCTGTTCAATCGTTTTTAGAGTCGTGAACAGAGTAGTTGGAGTAACGACTGCCACCCGTTTTTCAAAAGCATCTTCAAAAATACGACTATCAGCCTCAATAGCCATTAAATAGGCTCCTTCAACAGGAATAAACATTAAAACAAAATCTGGCGCATGTAACTGATCCAAATGCTCATAACGTTTCGCTGCCAAAGTAGATATATGCTTCTGTAAACTGCCCAAGTGAGACTTTAAGGCAACCGACTTAGTTTTGGTACCTTCAGAATTTAAAGCCTGTTCATAGTGAAGTAATGAGACCTTAGAATCAATAACAACATGTTTGTTGTCTGGCATATTGATAATGACATCTGGACGTAAACGTTTGCCATGCTCATCAGTAAAACTCTTTTCACGTTCGAACTCAACGCCTTCAGTTAATCCAGAACGTTCTAACAAACGTTCTAAAATCAATTCTCCCCAATTTCCTTGAGTCTTACTATCCCCCTTCAGTGCTTGGGTAAGGTTTTGAGCTTCTTCAGTCATTTGCGAATTTAACGAATGTAACTGTTTTAGTTGTTCGGTTAAACTTGCACGACCTTCTAAATCTTCTTTGTGAACCAATTCAACACGACTTTTAAAAGCGTCTAATGCCCCTTGCATAGGCTTAAGTACAGCTTCAATTGTGGTCTGACTATTTTGACTAAACTGAGCCTGTTTCTGTTCAAAAATCTGATTTGCCAAAACCTTGAACTCATCCGCTAACTGCTTTTTAGCCGATTCTAGTAGAGCTATTTTCTCAATGGCTGCAGATTTTTCCATATCTAAAGAAACAGCTAACTCTGCCGCTTGGGATTCACTCGCTAGAAGTCTTTCTCGTAAAGACTCTAACGCACCTTCCTTTTCTTGAAGTTTTAGATTGTTTTCATGCTGTTGTTTTACCAACTGCTCAGCCTGACCTTTAATCTCTTGAAGTTCATCAATTTGAGATCGATAAAAATCTAACTGTTCTTCAAGTTTAGACTGGTTTGACGATAATATTTCTGATTGACTTGTAGCATTAGATAACTGCTGTTCAAGATTTGAAATTTGTTGTGTAGACTGACCTAAGTCTTTTGTTTTGATATGAAGTGCACGCCACAGAAAAACAGCGATCAGAATGCTTGTAGATAAAGCTACAAGTAATAAAATAGTAACATCAATGATCATTGTTTTGGTGCGGCGTTAAGAATCTGAACTTGCTCTAAAGTTTGTTTAACTGCTTTTTGCTCAGTTTTAGGCATGGCACTTTTTTTGGATTGAGCATTTAACTTATAGGTATCTATCAGTTTGTTCTTTCTTGTAAGCAACGTAGAGCCAACAGGTACAACCTGAGTTTTACCATTGACAGTGATAGGAACCCCGTTGGTATTTGCTTTGGTTGTATCTAGATTAATATGCTTAGACGGAGATTTATCGTATTTATTATTAACCCTAATAATTGTTGAACCGTCTGGTTTAATAATTACAGCTGAAATAGCCACCTTTGGAGGAATATAAATACGTTTTTTCTTTGGTTTACCATCAATCGATTTTGGCTCAACTTTAGCAATCTTTTTTTCAGGAACTTTTACAGGTGGGTTAAGGTACGCCTCTCTCTGTTTATCAATTTTTTTACGAGCTTCTTGACTTAAAAATAGCGTTTTAAAAAGCGGTGTAACCTGGTTATTCACAACCTGAAACTTTTCAATTGAATCGTCTCTAAAATCTGCATCAGCTGCATACACCATATTAAAAGCGGATATACCAACGATACAACCCAAACAAGTAGATTTGAACAGCATATTTTTAATCATATTTATACCCTATACTCCATACTCAATTACAGAGGTTTCTTTGTCTTACTTGGATGCGTATGGAAAACAATTAATGAACAGCTGACATTAATATTACCAGCCATCAAATCAAAATTTGCATTAATCTCATGCCCGCTATCTTTAAGCTTTGTATCACAGCTCTTTACCAAGTACAGAGGAGATATATTTTGGCTAATACTCTCAAAAACTCGAACTAAATCTTCTTCATGCTGTAATGACATTTTCAAAGTAACGTCACTATAAAAAAACATTCCATTGGGAATTTTTATTTTTGAAAACTGGCCACTACTTAATGGTTTTTCTGGTGAGAAAGAAAAGCTTAAATCAGGAATAAGATATTCATCTTTTAACTTAATTAAAGAATCCGTCCAAAAAACACGATCTTGCTGTTTTACTAGGCCTTTTTTAACAAGCTCTTCATATTTTTCACCATATTCTTGATACAACCTAACTTGCTGTTGTAGAAATTTTACTTGGCTACGTAATGAATTCAGTTTTTGAATTTTAGGCTTTTCTTGGGCAACAAGTTCTTTCTGAATTTCCTCATATCCGTACCATGAGGCACCAAATAATGCCGAAAGAATCACAAAGATTATCAGCAGCTTTTTAAAAAAGCGTTGGACAAGAGGATCCCTTATTATATTACTTAGGTTGAACATCTTTCACTCTCAACGTTACTGTAAATGGTAGCGCATCAACTTCACCCATTTTTGAATTAATGGATAATGCTTGACCCAGTTGACGGTTTAAAGGTTCTTTTTGTAGTTGAACCATTTCAACACCTTGAAGAGTTTTTAACTCAGCAACAAATGCATCAACCCACATCACGGGATCATGATAAGTTTCATAAAAAGGAAATACCCAAGCTTTGATATCTATCTGATTACGTCGACTATCAAAACGGTCAATGGTTTTCCACTTTATAGTAGAAAGTTGAATATTTGAATGATTCGAAAAAACTTGGCTTAACGCATTCACATCAAAGCTGATAAGGCGGTTTACTTTTAGGGTTAAAATGGCTTCAGAAAATTCAACAGATGCTTTTATCTGCTGTGCATCATCTTGAAGTTTTACCATTTCTTGTAATCGCTTCTTTTCAGATTCATGTTGCTGGATTTTTTGCTCTAACATAGCTTGCTTCTGCCAGCTTAACAGAGTATCCACACCAGTAATAAGCACATAGTATAGTCCGCTTAAAAATATCAATATATTGACAGCAATAAATATTTTTTGACCAGACGTTAGGAGATTTATCTTCTTAACGTAATCGTTACGATAAAACCCTTTAGGGCGATTACTGAAAACAAAATCAACGGCAGCCTGCATTGAATAACACGGTGAATATTCTCGTTGACAATTTAAACCATCGGGAGTAATTTTTCTGAAATTTGCCGTACCAACGAAATACTCATCTTCTTCCCATGTTGAGCGAATCAAACCTTCTTCTTGGCACATAGCAAGAATAGCATCCAGCATTCTTTGCTCGCCATCTAAAAAGACATATCCAATGGGACTATTAAACGGTACGATTTTTTGGTTATAGACATAAGTAATAGCCATCTTGGTTTCATCAATCAATGCTTGACTAATGCTTTCAAAATCTTCAAAACTTTTATCTATTTCAACCAGTCGGCTTAACCTCAGCTCGCCATTGTAAAAGAATGTCTGCCTATAAGTATTTTCTGTTTGTCTGGTAACTAGCAAGAATGGTTTTTTTAAATCTTGACGACCTAATTTCAAGTATGGTCGTACTTTTTTATTAAAATATTCTTCTAACAGGAATGCTTTAGAGTGAATACTTTTAAGAATAATTTGTGCTTCTTCAAGGCTCTGTAAAAAACTACTAACGTTAAAGGTATCCGTTACTGTAGCAGACAAGATAAGTTCTTCCTTACGCCCATCTTCGCTAGTTTGAGTCGTATTTGTCCAATGTACTTCAGATAAGGCTATAGTATCTTGATGTATTCGCTGTTTACGCCTTTCAGCAATAGCACCTTTTTCCCAAGTATGAACTTTTGGAGCCCATTCAAAATATAAATCTTCATCAACCAAATCGAGAATAACGTCAGCTTCGGCGTTTTCAGGCATCGTAGATAAATACGCATCAAGAAGCGCAACATCATTCCATTCAAATGATTCGCTTACATTTTGACCAGAGGCTTGACCGTTATAAGCGGTGACGCCATTGTCTGTAATATAAAAAACGTATCTCATTATTACTGCACCTGTGCAATAGTGTCATAAATCGGTCCAAGAACCGCAATCATTACCCAACCTACAACAAAGCCCATCACCACGGTAAGAATTGGCTCAATTGTAGGTTCAATTTTTTCAATCATTTCTTTAGCTTCACGGTCGTAGAAATAGGCAACATTTTTTAAAGCAGTATCCATTCCACCACTTAGCTCACCTACCTTGATCATACGAACCGCCATAGAAGGAAAAACAGCAGCTTCTTCGAATGATTCAAAAATCGGTTTACCCTCTTCAATCATACGTACTGCTTGAATAATATTACCTTCTAAATATTTATTACCTGCAATAACGCTAGCCATCCTCAAACTATCTGGAAAACTTACCCCTGCACCGTACATTATGGCTAAAGAGTTAGCTATTCGTGCTAGTTTCAACTTATAAAGTACAGGCCCTATAATCCATATATGTAAAGACATTTCATCGGTTTTTATACGAAAATCTGGAGACTGCTTTCTCCACCATTTCAGTAAGAATACAATAACCATAGGGATCAAAAACAATTCTAAAATATATTCTTGTATAAAGCCTGATGTAGCTATTAGGGCGACTGTTGCAAACCCTAGTTCACCACCCATTGAAGTAATAAAACCTAGTAGCTCAGGTACGACAAACAGCATCATCAAAATAACAACACCAATAACAACCGTAGCGACAATCGCTGGGTAAATCATAACTTTTTTAGCTTTAGAGACAAGTTCATCTTCCCATTTAATCATATTAGCAAGATCCAAAAGAATATCTTCTAACTGCCCTGTTTTCTCTCCAACTGAGACTAATGAGATATAAACTTCACCAAACTCTTTTTCAAAGTTTTGCAATGACTCAGAAAACGTAGAACCACCTTCCATTGACTCATAAATGTTAGACAACATCTCTTTGACAGCATCACTTTCAAAATTGTCTTTTAAATCGTTGATAATTTCTAAAAGTGGCACACCTGCACGCAGTAACTGTTCTAACTGTATTGTCATGCCAATAATATCTTTACGAGTAACTTTAGGCTTATTTAGTAATGAAAATGAATTAGATTTTTTCTTAAATGTTAATAAATCTATATTAGATTTGATTAATTTTTGTTCAAGTTCTTGCTCATTAGCAGCTGGTAAAACACCATTAACACGTTTTCCGTATTTATTAATTCCTGTATAATGATAATTTTCCATTTACAATCTCACTTATAAAAGCTCAGTTAAGTTAACAACTCGACTAATCTCTTCGAGAGTTGTTTCACCTTGTTTGACCCAGCGAATACCACTCTGAGCCATTGTAGAAAAACCATTTTCAATCGCCTTTTCTAATAAAGCATGCTGTGTAGCTCCCTCAAGCAAGAGTTCATCCATCTCTGAGGTAAATCTTAAAGTCTCTAAAACAGCCAAACGCCCTTTATATCCTACACCATTGCACTTATCGCAGCCTTTAGCCTTGTATAGTTGATAGCTATCCCCTTCTGAGATTGACAATAATTGACGTTCAAACTCCTCGGGTTCATAAGACTCTTTACAATGCTTACAAAGTTTACGAGCAAGACGCTGAGCCACAATTCCTATCATATTACCGGACATTATGGAACGTGAAACTCCTATGTCTAATAATCGAGGGATTGCGCCAATAGCAGAGTTAGTATGCAGAGTAGCAAATACTTGGTGACCTGTCATAGCGGCTCTAATAGACATTTCGGCGGTCTCAGCATCTCGTATTTCACCAATTAATATTATGTCTGGATCTTGTCTAAGTAAGGCCTTGATACCTGCTGCAAAGGTCATCCCTATTTCTTCATTTACCGGAGTCTGCCTAACTAGGGACATTGGATACTCGACAGGGTCTTCTAGCGTCATAATATTTACACCAACATCATTCAACTCATTCAGTATCGAGTAAAGAGTTG contains these protein-coding regions:
- a CDS encoding ArnT family glycosyltransferase, with the translated sequence MQSPQITAKKASILLVGFMTLLHLILAFNVELGGDEAHYALYGLMPDWSYFDHPPLIGWLQIIPMWLAPYDWSARIVPIALYAILNYLLYQITVIFFNEKEAGSKWKGFASLVILNTSLILSLMGMAMLPDNPLMVSVLALVLITHKLLHTNHIKYWILLGVFVGLAALSKYTAVTVIASLVLIMLIEKKWAWLTSKGLWIAIVVALVLISPILYWNAIHEWASFIYQIEHGTNSSDWRISRLLQTQATQFFAYTPFLFIFGWWMMLKPSNYLKQNSRLLLLFALPITLLFAWGSGYEKSLPHWVSLAWVLLIPIIVDFLWQIRHRTWVKVISGLHIVLMGVAVLVIHSLLFKPWIPFPDHKHPLQGDHGWPQAAKTAIELQQMHSKTAEELPLFVSNWSYASHLTWYSRPQPVYITSAKQTQFEFWFGKPTNGMNGILVAPHYEDNPPETGTLNHFESCKALKTEDLMGAGSIIVTYHYYLCKNFQAEQPGLVSSVSQ
- a CDS encoding acyltransferase family protein, yielding MPQAFNTQSIARFLLWPFSKPLNIAIEIINQPNKAFPVVDFLKGLSVLMVILFHIFFAVFFLFKKEPEKLQQFIDSIPAWLSFVLSFDKAVDIFFMLSAFLLSYALLRVYDKKNSIHIGRFYLHRFFRIYPLFIVALLLYGLADINKLLQDGWYSLLFIENIYSKGIIPVQWSLSIEMQFYLVLPFLLLFLAKSSRPISWLVFLIALSIIGRFLLAWQSPVIYQTHWYNLVDSANGKIYMDTMYYVIQSRITPLLLGILWAVILWKHPNAKLNLSELKCYVLWGAGLATIYISMRFPIYYPDSLYYANFNETLNLFLVTLHRIIFSAAILGLVLLAHYQAQDARQPSLLQKTNHLLLNWKGWRLLSEVAYPMYFFHFPFIVLAWAIVLGTVDVKMVQSIPLYYVPISYALAVLFTLYLSLWLNFLVEARFIRIGKQIETKWFGGHNATTNHKITPK
- a CDS encoding glycosyltransferase, which translates into the protein MISIIVPTYQEVENLKPLSQMIQIALTDAGETSYEIIIMDDNSQDGSVEKVAELVEKHPIRIVTRTENRGLSPAVIDGFGEAKGEFVVVMDADLSHPATAIPEMVKQLRNGESDFVLGSRYVEGGSIDESWTLWRYINSVVATIPALPITRVKDPMSGFFAVRKADIPNAYNLSPIGYKIALEVMVKGDFPTVSEVPIHFVDRIHGESKLTLTEQLKYLRHLRRLYQYKFQTKAEFFQFAFVGASGFIVDLAFYLILQMFGTSHTLARAISFWPAVTWNWMLNRTITFSHREKTKKSTQWGAFASSSLLGFTVNYGTYYTLTKYVPFFEEHMVLALIVGVLMGMGFNFSISNLFIFKKLREEVDHEKHNKKN
- a CDS encoding tRNA-uridine aminocarboxypropyltransferase, which translates into the protein MSRVICPNCSRPQKVCICNFIKSIDNRVEIAILQHPAEVKQIKGTAIIAQLALTHCKTWVGEQLSELPGLVTWLTENKNVFLLYPEIDNQVKECQVFDVGQIEHSHDFKVLILDGTWRKTFKMMQLNPELQALNRVSLTPTEQSKYRIRKQKDSQSLSTIEAIYELLSQLENSTEKFKPLLSAFEKVQNQQFIFREKE
- a CDS encoding GNAT family N-acetyltransferase, producing the protein MNFAIASKDEFYEIKHFLKWHNTYSANRTDIIYTVRSENKLIGLARLITVDADNNTLWLRGLFIDETWRHKGLATSLLNYLYKNQIESLQTKRIVAFAEPHLGKFYQKNNYKEVTMDQLPPSLKNRLESAHAQGKKWLCLMRD
- the rmuC gene encoding DNA recombination protein RmuC; the encoded protein is MIIDVTILLLVALSTSILIAVFLWRALHIKTKDLGQSTQQISNLEQQLSNATSQSEILSSNQSKLEEQLDFYRSQIDELQEIKGQAEQLVKQQHENNLKLQEKEGALESLRERLLASESQAAELAVSLDMEKSAAIEKIALLESAKKQLADEFKVLANQIFEQKQAQFSQNSQTTIEAVLKPMQGALDAFKSRVELVHKEDLEGRASLTEQLKQLHSLNSQMTEEAQNLTQALKGDSKTQGNWGELILERLLERSGLTEGVEFEREKSFTDEHGKRLRPDVIINMPDNKHVVIDSKVSLLHYEQALNSEGTKTKSVALKSHLGSLQKHISTLAAKRYEHLDQLHAPDFVLMFIPVEGAYLMAIEADSRIFEDAFEKRVAVVTPTTLFTTLKTIEQLWRYERQSENTVKLIKRAAEVHDKFVGFVESFEKVGKQLQTAQQTYSQSHKQMISGQGNLVRQAEMLKNLAGKTKKEIPSHLLNEADGSTEALSE
- a CDS encoding CHASE3 domain-containing protein; this translates as MFNLSNIIRDPLVQRFFKKLLIIFVILSALFGASWYGYEEIQKELVAQEKPKIQKLNSLRSQVKFLQQQVRLYQEYGEKYEELVKKGLVKQQDRVFWTDSLIKLKDEYLIPDLSFSFSPEKPLSSGQFSKIKIPNGMFFYSDVTLKMSLQHEEDLVRVFESISQNISPLYLVKSCDTKLKDSGHEINANFDLMAGNINVSCSLIVFHTHPSKTKKPL
- a CDS encoding type II secretion system F family protein, producing MENYHYTGINKYGKRVNGVLPAANEQELEQKLIKSNIDLLTFKKKSNSFSLLNKPKVTRKDIIGMTIQLEQLLRAGVPLLEIINDLKDNFESDAVKEMLSNIYESMEGGSTFSESLQNFEKEFGEVYISLVSVGEKTGQLEDILLDLANMIKWEDELVSKAKKVMIYPAIVATVVIGVVILMMLFVVPELLGFITSMGGELGFATVALIATSGFIQEYILELFLIPMVIVFLLKWWRKQSPDFRIKTDEMSLHIWIIGPVLYKLKLARIANSLAIMYGAGVSFPDSLRMASVIAGNKYLEGNIIQAVRMIEEGKPIFESFEEAAVFPSMAVRMIKVGELSGGMDTALKNVAYFYDREAKEMIEKIEPTIEPILTVVMGFVVGWVMIAVLGPIYDTIAQVQ